The Gammaproteobacteria bacterium genome window below encodes:
- a CDS encoding undecaprenyl-diphosphate phosphatase yields the protein MGTLQAFLLALVQGLTEFLPISSSAHLVLLPVVMEWQDQGLVMDIAAHLGSLFAVLFYFRHDLNKLSKGWLQSFSTNNSSNEDARLAWLVLWATLPIFIVALLVQAYLIPHMRNAVVIGVASIVFGLLLWHADKSGKQTRHNYDLTMRDALLVGIAQVFALIPGASRSGVTMTAGMWLGLTRVEAARFSFLLAIPTILAASLYGGYRSLQHDVVINWGLTLGVVVCSAIVAFLCIHWFIKFVSQIGMLPFVIYRVALGGLLLFFYL from the coding sequence ATGGGGACACTACAGGCCTTTTTGCTCGCACTAGTTCAGGGGTTAACTGAGTTTCTGCCTATATCTAGCTCTGCGCACTTGGTATTGTTGCCTGTTGTTATGGAGTGGCAAGACCAAGGTTTGGTGATGGATATTGCTGCGCATCTCGGGAGTTTATTTGCTGTTCTATTTTATTTCCGCCACGATTTAAATAAATTGAGTAAAGGGTGGTTGCAATCTTTTAGCACAAATAATTCTAGTAATGAAGATGCGCGTTTAGCCTGGCTAGTGCTGTGGGCAACGTTACCTATTTTTATCGTCGCACTACTGGTGCAAGCTTATTTAATCCCGCATATGCGCAACGCAGTGGTGATTGGCGTTGCTTCTATTGTATTTGGCTTGTTGCTTTGGCATGCGGATAAAAGCGGCAAGCAAACACGCCATAACTACGATCTAACAATGCGTGATGCCTTGCTGGTGGGTATAGCTCAGGTTTTTGCGTTAATACCCGGTGCTTCACGTTCCGGGGTTACGATGACTGCAGGAATGTGGTTGGGGCTAACCCGCGTTGAAGCAGCGCGCTTTTCTTTCTTATTAGCTATCCCGACGATACTGGCTGCTTCTTTATATGGCGGCTATAGGAGTTTGCAGCACGATGTAGTAATTAATTGGGGACTTACTCTGGGGGTGGTCGTTTGTTCAGCTATTGTGGCTTTCTTATGTATTCACTGGTTTATAAAATTCGTTAGCCAAATAGGGATGTTGCCGTTTGTGATTTATCGAGTAGCACTCGGCGGTTTGTTACTGTTCTTTTATCTATAA
- a CDS encoding pteridine reductase, with protein MSKPKVVMITGAARRVGAELVRHLHQAGMNIVLHYRSSGEEATILASSLNSQRADSVKLLKGDLKDYQQIPKLVKQGIALFGRIDALINNASSFYPTDLKDVTEEIWEDLVGVNLKAPLYLTQTLATELKKNEGCIINIVDIHGDRPLKDYSVYSIAKAGLIMFTKSMARELAPEIRVNGIAPGAIMWPEEEHYEGMHQEIISRTALKREGCPHDIAETALFLIDHANYITGQIIAVDGGRTLSN; from the coding sequence ATGAGCAAACCTAAAGTAGTCATGATTACGGGTGCCGCACGACGTGTAGGCGCAGAATTGGTTCGACACTTACATCAAGCGGGCATGAATATCGTTCTACATTATCGCAGCTCTGGCGAGGAAGCTACCATTCTTGCGAGTAGTCTGAATTCTCAACGTGCAGACTCGGTAAAACTACTCAAAGGCGACTTAAAAGATTATCAACAAATCCCTAAGTTAGTAAAACAAGGCATCGCATTATTTGGTCGCATTGATGCACTCATTAACAATGCCTCATCGTTTTACCCTACAGACTTAAAAGACGTCACTGAAGAAATCTGGGAAGACCTTGTTGGCGTAAATCTAAAGGCTCCCTTGTATTTAACCCAGACACTTGCAACAGAATTAAAGAAAAACGAAGGCTGCATTATTAATATAGTCGACATACATGGAGATCGGCCTTTAAAAGATTATTCCGTGTATAGCATCGCAAAAGCTGGATTAATTATGTTCACCAAATCCATGGCTCGCGAACTCGCACCTGAGATTCGTGTAAACGGCATCGCACCTGGTGCCATCATGTGGCCAGAAGAAGAACACTACGAAGGTATGCACCAAGAAATTATCTCGCGAACGGCATTAAAACGCGAAGGCTGCCCTCACGACATTGCTGAAACTGCATTGTTTTTAATCGACCATGCAAATTATATCACCGGACAAATCATTGCAGTGGATGGCGGACGAACTCTTAGCAATTAA
- a CDS encoding SAM-dependent methyltransferase: MSSSLHSGPKSNMLTADQQLVTQRCMTRIQAVISEKGEIGFDEYMQLALHDSEVGYYCQQDEIFGKDGDFTTVPETSVHLAFCLAHACAKLIRDDVQRCVLEIGAGSGKFACDLLEYLKIWGMLPGRYYIYEPSEALRAKQRELLTQELPEYVEQVEWLTDLSHNIETVIIIANEVLDALPVNCIEVGPQKIYERCVTISQENELVWMLKEPTEKLDAAIDFITVMLDEPLAEGYQSEINLQVEPTLSSWASSCEQCVMFLIDYGYPRHEYYHPQRHMGTLRSYFKHQVSEDVFINPGLQDITADVDFSAVARMASYISMGVLSFSSQRNFMLANNLLDWQPSADTEVERIAQIAQLKQLTLGSAISERFQVMVLGKGIDYGADRFTMRDMRTRL, from the coding sequence ATGTCTAGTTCACTACATTCAGGTCCGAAATCTAATATGCTCACTGCAGATCAGCAGCTTGTTACACAGCGCTGTATGACACGTATTCAAGCTGTCATTAGTGAAAAAGGTGAAATAGGGTTCGATGAATACATGCAGTTAGCACTGCATGACTCTGAGGTGGGGTACTACTGCCAGCAAGATGAAATCTTTGGTAAAGATGGTGATTTTACGACGGTGCCAGAAACCTCAGTGCATTTGGCATTCTGTTTAGCCCATGCTTGCGCTAAATTAATACGAGATGATGTGCAACGGTGTGTTTTAGAGATAGGTGCGGGTAGCGGTAAATTTGCATGCGATCTACTGGAATATTTAAAAATATGGGGAATGTTGCCTGGTCGCTATTATATTTATGAGCCTAGTGAAGCTTTAAGAGCTAAGCAGCGCGAACTGCTAACGCAAGAGCTACCTGAGTATGTTGAACAGGTAGAGTGGTTAACAGACTTGTCACACAATATTGAAACCGTAATTATTATTGCCAATGAAGTGTTAGACGCATTACCGGTTAATTGCATTGAAGTAGGGCCGCAAAAAATATACGAGAGATGCGTAACTATTAGCCAAGAAAATGAATTAGTTTGGATGCTTAAAGAGCCAACCGAAAAACTGGATGCTGCAATAGACTTTATTACCGTAATGTTGGATGAACCGCTTGCCGAGGGTTACCAAAGCGAAATTAATCTACAAGTTGAGCCTACGCTTTCATCTTGGGCAAGTAGCTGTGAACAATGTGTAATGTTTTTAATTGATTATGGTTACCCACGTCATGAGTATTATCACCCACAGCGCCATATGGGCACACTCCGTAGTTATTTTAAACATCAAGTATCAGAAGATGTCTTCATCAATCCAGGACTTCAAGATATAACTGCCGACGTAGACTTTTCCGCAGTAGCAAGGATGGCTTCTTATATTAGTATGGGAGTGTTGTCCTTTAGCTCTCAACGCAACTTTATGTTGGCGAATAATTTATTGGACTGGCAACCTTCTGCAGACACTGAGGTGGAACGTATTGCACAGATTGCACAACTTAAACAACTTACACTAGGGTCTGCAATTAGCGAACGTTTTCAAGTAATGGTGTTGGGTAAAGGCATAGATTACGGTGCAGATCGATTCACTATGCGAGATATGCGCACAAGACTTTAA
- a CDS encoding multifunctional CCA tRNA nucleotidyl transferase/2'3'-cyclic phosphodiesterase/2'nucleotidase/phosphatase: MEVYLVGGAVRDELLGIPVTERDWVVIGASPEDMEAKGYKAVGKDFPVFLHPQSKEEYALARTERKKGRGYKGFEVYTSPDITIEEDLLRRDLTINAIAQHETGVIIDPYGGQQDIVDKILRHVSGAFSEDPLRVLRVARFAAKLHSLGFKIEHETLILMRQIVSTRELRELSLERIWQETSKALLTDTPGEYFKVLEASNALAQVFPYFYYQFSDTDSNQLGLAALNTIAKQYGDPNIRFAGFVGGLYFNETKDEYINIKKLTDTFPLSNNCKKLLTLTVNMQHECHHSLQLDEHELLKLLHRLDTRRNPERFTTLLDVCEAIYISSNKRDTYKQKTWLRKAAAEIEKVSIDTWVREKVSGEKFANNIKQAQLALLHELIKNRD; the protein is encoded by the coding sequence ATGGAAGTTTATTTAGTCGGCGGCGCAGTACGCGATGAACTTTTAGGTATCCCAGTTACCGAACGTGACTGGGTAGTCATCGGCGCAAGTCCTGAAGACATGGAAGCTAAAGGTTATAAAGCTGTTGGCAAAGACTTTCCAGTATTTTTACATCCACAGAGCAAAGAAGAATATGCCTTGGCTCGTACTGAAAGGAAAAAAGGTCGTGGCTACAAAGGTTTTGAAGTTTATACCTCACCAGATATAACGATAGAAGAAGATTTACTACGTAGAGATTTAACTATTAATGCTATTGCACAACACGAAACCGGTGTAATCATAGATCCGTATGGAGGACAGCAAGATATAGTAGATAAAATCCTGCGACATGTCTCAGGCGCCTTCTCTGAAGACCCTTTGCGGGTATTACGTGTAGCTCGCTTTGCTGCAAAGTTACACTCACTTGGTTTCAAAATAGAGCATGAAACTTTGATACTCATGCGCCAAATAGTATCCACTAGGGAATTAAGAGAGCTATCACTAGAGCGTATTTGGCAAGAAACTAGTAAAGCTTTATTAACCGATACTCCAGGTGAATATTTTAAAGTGCTGGAAGCAAGCAACGCCTTAGCACAAGTTTTCCCATACTTTTATTATCAGTTTTCAGATACAGACAGCAATCAACTTGGGCTTGCGGCGCTGAATACGATAGCAAAACAATATGGTGATCCCAATATTCGATTTGCTGGATTTGTTGGTGGCCTCTATTTTAACGAAACAAAAGATGAATACATCAACATAAAGAAGTTAACCGATACCTTCCCGTTATCAAACAATTGTAAGAAATTATTAACACTCACTGTGAATATGCAACATGAGTGTCATCATTCATTGCAACTTGATGAGCATGAGCTACTCAAGTTATTACACAGATTAGACACAAGAAGAAACCCTGAACGCTTTACAACCCTACTTGATGTTTGCGAAGCAATTTACATCTCTTCAAATAAGAGAGATACATATAAACAAAAAACATGGCTGCGCAAAGCCGCAGCAGAAATTGAAAAGGTAAGCATCGACACTTGGGTGCGCGAAAAAGTTAGCGGCGAAAAATTTGCAAACAATATCAAGCAAGCGCAATTAGCACTGCTGCATGAATTGATAAAAAATCGAGATTAG